A genomic window from Synechococcus sp. CBW1107 includes:
- a CDS encoding Tic20 family protein, with product MEGPPLWQRLLAVLAYLLPWSDGVPFGEALFGLVPALQWLVLPALPLMALQQQIPFGGFLLFLVLFLAVVRNARVPYFIRFNVLQAILIDIVLILLSLAFSVLLRPLGAGFALRTLSNTVFLGTLLLVVFSVVQSIRGREPDIPTVSEAVRMQLY from the coding sequence ATGGAAGGCCCCCCGCTCTGGCAACGGCTCCTGGCCGTGCTGGCCTATCTGCTGCCCTGGAGTGACGGGGTGCCGTTCGGCGAGGCCCTGTTCGGCCTGGTGCCGGCGCTGCAGTGGCTGGTGCTGCCGGCCCTGCCGCTGATGGCCCTGCAGCAGCAGATCCCCTTCGGGGGGTTTCTGCTCTTCCTGGTGCTGTTCCTGGCGGTGGTGCGCAATGCCCGGGTGCCCTACTTCATCCGCTTCAACGTGCTGCAGGCGATCCTGATCGACATCGTGCTGATCCTGCTCTCGCTGGCCTTCAGCGTTCTGCTGCGCCCGCTGGGGGCCGGCTTCGCCTTGCGCACCCTCAGCAACACCGTGTTTCTGGGCACGCTGCTGCTGGTGGTGTTCTCGGTGGTGCAGAGCATCCGTGGCCGTGAACCCGACATCCCCACGGTCTCGGAAGCGGTGCGCATGCAGCTCTACTGA
- the rpsF gene encoding 30S ribosomal protein S6, translating into MSQKPYYETMYILRPDIPEEEVETHVAKYRDLLTEAGAEVLDCQMRGKRRLAYTIAKHREGIYVQLNHDGDGQQVALLERAMRLSEDVIRYLTVKQDGPLPTPRSAPAATEPVAAEA; encoded by the coding sequence ATGTCGCAGAAGCCTTACTACGAAACCATGTACATCCTTCGTCCGGACATCCCGGAGGAAGAGGTGGAAACCCATGTGGCCAAGTACCGCGACCTGCTCACCGAAGCAGGCGCTGAAGTGCTCGATTGCCAGATGCGCGGCAAGCGCCGCCTGGCCTACACGATCGCCAAGCACCGCGAAGGCATCTACGTCCAGCTCAACCACGATGGTGACGGCCAGCAGGTGGCCCTTCTGGAGCGCGCCATGCGGCTCAGCGAGGACGTGATCCGCTACCTCACGGTCAAGCAGGACGGTCCGCTGCCCACCCCCCGCAGCGCTCCTGCGGCCACTGAACCGGTTGCAGCCGAAGCCTGA
- a CDS encoding argininosuccinate synthase has protein sequence MAQEQGARAKRVVLAYSGGVDTSVCIPYLKQEWGVEEVITFAADLGQGDELEPIRQKALDSGASQSIVGDLIDPFIREFAFPAIRANALYEGRYPLSTALARPLIARRLVEVAREQGADAVAHGCTGKGNDQVRFDVAIGALAPDLKVLTPAREWAMSREETIAYGERCGIPAPVSKKNPYSIDLNLLGRSIEAGPLEDPMVEPPEEVFAMTRSIRDTPDEPQVVEIAFEQGNPVAIDGESLDPVAVIRRANELAGLHGFGRLDIIENRVVGIKSREIYETPGLLLLIRAHQELESLTLAADVMRYKRQIESSWADLVYQGLWFGPLKQALDGFLDCTQATVNGVVRLRLHKGNAVVIGRASSSDSLYVPAMATYGSDDRFDHRAAEGFIYVWGMPTRLWAASRRRA, from the coding sequence ATGGCACAGGAGCAGGGCGCCAGGGCAAAGCGGGTGGTGCTCGCCTACTCCGGCGGGGTCGACACCAGTGTCTGCATTCCCTACCTCAAACAGGAATGGGGAGTCGAGGAGGTGATCACCTTCGCCGCCGACCTCGGCCAGGGCGATGAGTTGGAGCCGATCCGCCAGAAGGCGCTCGACTCCGGTGCCAGCCAGTCGATCGTGGGGGATCTGATCGATCCCTTCATCCGCGAGTTCGCCTTCCCCGCCATCCGTGCCAATGCCCTCTACGAGGGTCGCTATCCCCTCTCCACAGCCCTGGCCCGCCCCCTGATCGCCCGCCGGCTGGTGGAGGTGGCGCGGGAGCAGGGCGCCGATGCCGTGGCCCATGGCTGCACGGGCAAAGGCAATGATCAGGTGCGTTTCGATGTGGCGATCGGTGCCCTGGCTCCCGATCTGAAGGTGCTCACTCCGGCGAGGGAATGGGCCATGAGCCGTGAGGAAACGATTGCCTATGGCGAGCGTTGCGGCATCCCGGCGCCGGTGAGCAAGAAGAACCCCTATTCGATCGATCTCAACCTGCTGGGCCGCAGCATCGAGGCGGGTCCGCTGGAGGATCCGATGGTCGAGCCTCCCGAAGAGGTGTTCGCGATGACCCGCTCGATCCGCGACACCCCGGATGAGCCCCAGGTGGTGGAGATCGCCTTCGAGCAGGGCAACCCGGTGGCGATCGATGGAGAGAGTCTCGATCCGGTCGCTGTGATCCGCCGCGCCAATGAGCTGGCCGGCCTCCATGGTTTCGGCCGCCTCGACATCATCGAGAACAGAGTGGTGGGGATCAAGTCAAGGGAGATCTATGAAACGCCTGGCCTGCTGCTGCTGATTCGAGCTCACCAGGAGCTGGAGAGCCTCACCCTGGCCGCCGATGTGATGCGCTACAAGCGCCAGATCGAATCCAGCTGGGCTGACCTGGTCTATCAGGGACTCTGGTTCGGCCCTCTCAAGCAGGCCCTCGATGGCTTCCTGGACTGCACCCAGGCCACGGTCAATGGCGTGGTCCGCCTGCGTCTGCACAAGGGCAATGCCGTGGTGATCGGTCGTGCCAGCAGCAGCGACAGCCTTTACGTGCCCGCCATGGCCACCTATGGCAGCGACGATCGCTTCGATCACCGGGCCGCCGAGGGATTCATCTACGTGTGGGGGATGCCCACTCGCCTCTGGGCGGCCAGCCGGCGCCGGGCCTGA
- a CDS encoding DUF3134 domain-containing protein, translating to MSTLDSINPSLTRYRRDEPAPVLPLRDEPDLLSWLESSGRLVADEETAAPDVSTVEEEELSALMGEKEEYNQADEQSDENWED from the coding sequence ATGAGCACCCTCGACAGCATCAACCCCTCCCTCACCCGCTACCGGCGGGATGAGCCGGCGCCGGTGCTGCCCTTGCGGGATGAGCCCGATCTGCTCAGCTGGCTGGAGAGCAGCGGCCGGCTGGTGGCCGATGAGGAAACCGCCGCTCCGGATGTGAGCACGGTGGAAGAAGAGGAGCTCTCGGCTCTGATGGGCGAGAAGGAGGAGTACAACCAGGCCGATGAGCAGTCGGATGAAAACTGGGAAGATTGA
- the mraY gene encoding phospho-N-acetylmuramoyl-pentapeptide-transferase — protein sequence MPAPGATAAPADGRLSALGLTLGLLMVCMLCDGLSGAPQLTPPLLVAALVSWALCHWGVPRLRALKLGQVIREEGPQAHHGKAGTPTMGGLLAVPAGVIVGGLVSPGDDRLLAVAAVTLAYLAIGGVDDWRSLTRQTNTGLTPRGKLLLQALAAALFLAWAQWNLWIHTDVSLALGWVLPLGLLILPVGLFVFLAESNATNLTDGLDGLAAGCGAIVFTGFGAQLMLRGSLGDPAMAGFCAAMAGAWLGFLAHNRHPARVFMGDTGSLAMGAALSAVALLSDSLWPLLLMGGVFLAESLSVILQVWVFKATKGPDGQGRRLFRMAPLHHHFELGGLPELKVVVRFWGASALLVLLGLLLLP from the coding sequence ATGCCGGCCCCAGGGGCCACCGCCGCTCCAGCCGATGGTCGGCTCAGTGCCCTGGGACTGACCCTGGGCCTGCTGATGGTCTGCATGCTCTGCGACGGCCTCAGCGGCGCTCCCCAGCTCACGCCGCCCCTGCTGGTGGCCGCCCTGGTGAGCTGGGCGCTCTGCCACTGGGGGGTGCCCCGGCTGCGGGCCCTGAAACTCGGCCAGGTGATCCGGGAGGAGGGCCCCCAGGCTCACCACGGCAAGGCCGGAACGCCCACCATGGGCGGCCTGCTGGCGGTGCCGGCAGGGGTGATCGTGGGCGGACTGGTCTCCCCCGGCGACGACCGGCTGCTGGCAGTGGCGGCAGTCACCCTGGCCTACCTGGCCATTGGCGGTGTCGACGACTGGCGCAGCCTCACCCGCCAGACCAACACCGGCCTGACACCCCGCGGCAAGCTGCTGCTGCAGGCTCTGGCGGCGGCCCTGTTCCTGGCCTGGGCTCAGTGGAACCTCTGGATCCACACCGATGTCTCCCTGGCCCTGGGCTGGGTGCTGCCCCTCGGTCTGCTGATCCTGCCCGTGGGGTTGTTCGTGTTCCTGGCGGAGAGCAACGCCACCAACCTCACCGACGGCCTCGATGGCCTGGCCGCCGGTTGCGGCGCCATCGTCTTCACCGGCTTCGGCGCTCAGCTGATGCTGCGGGGGTCCCTGGGGGATCCGGCCATGGCTGGCTTCTGCGCCGCCATGGCCGGGGCCTGGCTGGGGTTCCTTGCCCACAACCGCCACCCGGCCCGGGTGTTCATGGGCGATACAGGCTCGCTGGCCATGGGGGCGGCCCTGAGCGCGGTGGCCCTGCTCAGCGACAGTCTCTGGCCGCTGCTGCTGATGGGAGGCGTGTTTCTGGCGGAATCGCTCTCGGTGATCCTGCAGGTGTGGGTGTTCAAGGCCACCAAGGGGCCCGATGGCCAGGGCCGCCGCCTCTTCCGCATGGCACCTCTGCATCACCATTTCGAACTGGGGGGCCTGCCCGAGCTCAAGGTGGTTGTGCGCTTCTGGGGGGCAAGCGCGCTGCTGGTGCTCCTGGGATTGCTGTTGTTGCCCTGA
- a CDS encoding cytochrome B6, giving the protein MLSLLFAFSTAGDAQSGLVFGQDIATFQKWALIYLVLSSLGFVAVWVVGYLRR; this is encoded by the coding sequence GTGCTGAGCCTCCTGTTCGCCTTCTCCACCGCCGGTGATGCCCAGTCCGGCCTGGTGTTCGGCCAGGACATCGCCACGTTCCAGAAGTGGGCCCTGATCTATCTGGTGCTCTCCTCGCTGGGGTTCGTGGCCGTCTGGGTGGTGGGTTACCTGCGCCGCTGA
- the purT gene encoding formate-dependent phosphoribosylglycinamide formyltransferase, which produces MAAAPFPRTLMLLGSGELGKEVAIAAQRLGCRVIAVDRYAGAPAMQVADLAEVITMSDPEALKTVVRRHRPDLVIPEIEALAVDALAEIEAEGITVIPTARATAVTMNRDRIRDLAAGTLGLRTARFAYAGSAEELAAVAAPLGWPVVVKPVMSSSGKGQSVVRSEDGLAAAWQAALDGARGAGARVIVEEFLSFELEITLLTVRPWSGPTLFCPPIGHVQERGDYQCSWQPAALGEAQLASAQAMALAVTDELGGAGLFGVEFFLCGEPGREEVVFSELSPRPHDTGLVTLMGQNLSEFELHLRAVLGLPIPAIRSSSAAASRVILADQTLDAVAYTGVAEALTEPDTQVLLFGKPSARPNRRMGVALASGVDVAEARARADRAAGQITVVAPG; this is translated from the coding sequence ATGGCCGCCGCCCCGTTCCCGCGAACCCTGATGCTGCTGGGCAGCGGTGAACTGGGCAAGGAGGTGGCCATCGCCGCCCAGCGGCTGGGCTGCCGGGTCATCGCCGTCGACCGCTATGCCGGTGCTCCGGCGATGCAGGTGGCCGATCTGGCTGAGGTGATCACCATGTCCGACCCGGAGGCTCTCAAGACAGTCGTGAGGCGCCACCGCCCCGATCTGGTCATCCCGGAAATCGAGGCCCTGGCCGTGGATGCCCTGGCGGAGATCGAAGCGGAAGGGATCACGGTGATTCCCACGGCCCGGGCCACAGCCGTGACCATGAACCGCGACAGGATCCGGGACCTGGCCGCCGGCACGCTCGGCCTGCGCACGGCCCGCTTCGCCTACGCCGGGAGTGCCGAGGAGCTGGCCGCGGTGGCGGCTCCCCTGGGCTGGCCCGTGGTGGTCAAGCCGGTGATGAGCTCCTCCGGCAAGGGCCAGAGCGTGGTGCGCTCGGAGGACGGCCTGGCCGCCGCCTGGCAGGCGGCTCTGGACGGGGCCCGGGGCGCCGGCGCCCGGGTGATCGTGGAGGAGTTCCTGTCCTTCGAGCTGGAGATCACCCTGCTCACGGTCCGGCCCTGGTCCGGCCCCACCCTCTTCTGCCCGCCGATCGGCCATGTGCAGGAGCGCGGCGACTACCAGTGCAGCTGGCAGCCGGCCGCCCTCGGCGAAGCACAGCTGGCGTCCGCCCAGGCCATGGCCCTGGCCGTCACCGACGAGCTGGGGGGCGCCGGGCTGTTCGGGGTGGAGTTCTTCCTGTGCGGCGAGCCGGGCCGGGAGGAGGTGGTCTTCTCCGAGCTCTCCCCCCGTCCCCACGACACTGGCCTCGTCACCCTGATGGGGCAGAACCTGAGCGAATTCGAGCTGCATCTGCGGGCGGTGCTGGGCCTGCCGATCCCCGCCATCCGCTCCAGCTCTGCCGCCGCCAGCCGGGTGATTCTGGCGGATCAGACCCTCGACGCCGTTGCTTACACCGGAGTGGCCGAGGCCCTGACAGAACCTGACACCCAGGTGCTGCTGTTCGGCAAACCCAGTGCCCGCCCCAATCGCCGCATGGGGGTGGCCCTGGCCAGCGGGGTGGACGTGGCTGAGGCACGGGCACGGGCTGATCGTGCCGCCGGTCAGATCACAGTGGTGGCGCCAGGCTGA
- a CDS encoding LCP family protein, whose protein sequence is MAQSQRHHNRPATGKVDAANQAERAAATVVALSRRQGRSEPRPLGLLGRALRPAVLVAFASGIGLGYGLSGPLPRLIGPALAALTHTAPTLGKLVPALPIAQHRILILGSDQISGSTDVMVVVDIHDGTTKLTQVPRDTFIESSRFGVLKANALYASGGVEAVKEELTALLATPVDRYLLVNLDAVQNLAEALGGVEVDVPKRMYYTDSRQGLYIDLYPGIQLLKGKDLEGFLRFRNDELGDIGRMERQKLVFREVFRKLAQPSTVTRLPELLRIAGNDISTDLSPLELGNLISKLGGTNLSTDRLAGRLYWHDDLSYWMPDLNTKHAASVEAEPGEPESSP, encoded by the coding sequence ATGGCTCAGTCCCAGCGTCACCACAACCGACCAGCCACCGGCAAGGTCGACGCTGCCAATCAGGCTGAGCGCGCGGCAGCGACGGTCGTTGCCCTCAGCCGCCGCCAGGGGCGCAGCGAACCCAGGCCCCTCGGTCTGCTGGGTCGTGCCCTGCGTCCAGCCGTTCTGGTGGCCTTCGCGAGCGGCATCGGCCTGGGCTATGGCCTGTCAGGCCCACTGCCACGGCTGATCGGTCCCGCCCTGGCGGCCCTGACCCATACGGCTCCGACACTGGGCAAGCTGGTGCCCGCGCTCCCCATCGCGCAGCACCGCATCTTGATCCTGGGCTCCGACCAGATCAGCGGCAGCACCGACGTGATGGTGGTCGTCGACATCCACGACGGCACCACCAAGCTCACCCAGGTGCCTCGGGACACGTTCATCGAATCGAGTCGCTTCGGTGTGCTCAAGGCCAACGCCCTCTACGCCTCCGGAGGGGTGGAGGCGGTCAAGGAGGAGCTCACGGCTCTGCTGGCCACCCCGGTGGACCGTTATCTGCTGGTGAATCTGGATGCGGTTCAGAACCTTGCCGAGGCCCTTGGGGGTGTCGAGGTGGATGTGCCCAAGCGCATGTACTACACCGACAGCCGCCAGGGGCTCTACATCGATCTCTACCCCGGCATACAGCTACTCAAGGGCAAGGACCTGGAGGGCTTCCTGCGCTTCCGCAACGACGAACTGGGAGACATTGGCCGGATGGAACGCCAGAAGCTGGTCTTCCGCGAAGTGTTCCGCAAACTGGCCCAGCCCAGCACCGTGACCCGTCTGCCGGAGCTGCTCCGGATCGCCGGCAACGACATCAGCACCGATCTCTCACCCCTGGAGCTGGGGAATCTGATCAGCAAGCTGGGTGGCACCAACCTCAGCACCGATCGGCTGGCAGGTCGCCTGTACTGGCACGACGACCTGAGCTACTGGATGCCGGATCTGAACACGAAGCATGCCGCCTCCGTGGAGGCTGAGCCCGGCGAACCGGAATCCAGCCCCTGA
- a CDS encoding dienelactone hydrolase, protein MEILGCHHLRALRFAPAAPLLLTLAGLLGSVPFLQSPASALERVELLLPLLKTSFSVNLEELSNTDRLLTGNSDLAELDQATNGLIGRRLVGLFNAPLPLQVPAVVNEAEGSPMLNQALLLVSALGGIDGLPAQLESRDLSRALDKAAAQGPLTMLSVMKALPGTTASVDLGRALFVVRRLANQQEPADRLIAGRTPASVDPALSQPGPLTVERKLITLPAPHRPKPLQVVQISPARGASGRLVVISHGLWDAPESFEGWASHLASHGYTVLLPYHPGSDQGQQQAMLSGKVPPPGADELRLRPLDVSAVIDGAAAGLAGLPTTLNTTFVAVLGQSWGATTVLQLAGARPSDSQLKTRCDEVLDPERNLSWVLQCSFLGAADQAALADPRVKVGVAVSPPMSLLFDTGAGQGMNARVLLVSGTRDWVVPPDPEAIRPMRREASRGGGGHRLVLVRGGDHFNLGSPLAEGGGALRGLLLAWTNGGFAAGAAVQPGPGAPELLPANGWGDAGMPLVGITSAQLGSP, encoded by the coding sequence ATGGAGATCCTCGGGTGCCATCACTTGCGCGCGCTTCGTTTCGCTCCGGCAGCTCCTCTGTTGCTCACCCTCGCCGGGCTGTTGGGTTCGGTCCCGTTCCTGCAAAGTCCTGCCAGCGCGCTGGAGCGGGTGGAGCTGCTCTTGCCCTTACTCAAGACCAGCTTCAGCGTGAATCTCGAGGAGCTCAGCAACACCGATCGACTGCTCACCGGCAACAGCGATCTGGCTGAACTGGATCAGGCCACCAACGGGCTCATCGGTCGCAGGCTGGTGGGCCTGTTCAATGCCCCGCTGCCGCTGCAGGTGCCTGCGGTGGTGAACGAGGCCGAAGGTTCGCCCATGCTCAACCAGGCGCTGCTCCTGGTCTCCGCCCTGGGGGGCATCGATGGCCTGCCGGCCCAGCTTGAGAGCAGGGATCTCTCCAGGGCGCTGGACAAGGCAGCCGCCCAGGGCCCCCTGACCATGCTGAGCGTGATGAAGGCCCTGCCGGGCACCACCGCCTCGGTGGACCTGGGCCGGGCCCTGTTCGTGGTCCGGCGGCTTGCCAATCAGCAGGAACCGGCCGATCGACTGATCGCTGGGCGAACTCCGGCGAGTGTTGATCCGGCCCTCAGTCAGCCCGGACCTCTGACGGTGGAACGAAAGCTGATCACCCTGCCGGCCCCCCATCGGCCCAAGCCGCTGCAGGTGGTGCAGATCAGCCCCGCCAGAGGGGCGAGCGGCCGGCTGGTGGTGATCTCCCATGGGCTCTGGGATGCACCGGAGAGCTTCGAGGGCTGGGCCAGCCACCTGGCCAGCCACGGCTACACGGTGCTGTTGCCCTACCACCCGGGCAGTGATCAGGGTCAGCAGCAGGCCATGCTCTCCGGCAAGGTGCCTCCGCCGGGGGCGGATGAGCTGCGTCTGCGGCCCCTGGATGTCTCAGCCGTGATTGACGGGGCCGCGGCGGGTCTCGCCGGCCTGCCCACAACGTTGAACACCACGTTCGTGGCGGTGCTCGGCCAGTCGTGGGGGGCCACCACCGTGCTGCAGCTGGCGGGAGCCAGGCCCAGCGACAGCCAGCTCAAGACGCGCTGCGACGAGGTGCTGGACCCGGAGCGCAACCTCAGCTGGGTGCTGCAGTGCAGCTTCCTCGGTGCCGCCGATCAGGCGGCCCTGGCCGATCCCCGCGTCAAGGTGGGTGTGGCCGTCAGTCCGCCGATGTCGCTGCTCTTCGACACAGGTGCGGGACAGGGCATGAACGCCCGCGTGCTGCTGGTGAGTGGCACCCGCGACTGGGTGGTGCCACCGGATCCGGAAGCGATCCGGCCGATGCGCCGCGAGGCCAGCCGTGGCGGGGGCGGCCATCGTCTCGTGCTGGTGCGCGGTGGCGATCACTTCAACCTGGGGTCCCCCCTGGCCGAAGGTGGAGGTGCCCTTCGTGGGTTGCTGCTGGCCTGGACCAACGGAGGCTTCGCCGCCGGCGCCGCGGTACAACCCGGCCCGGGCGCACCCGAGCTGCTGCCTGCCAACGGTTGGGGTGACGCCGGCATGCCCTTGGTGGGGATCACCTCGGCTCAGCTGGGGTCTCCCTGA